The following is a genomic window from Malus sylvestris chromosome 7, drMalSylv7.2, whole genome shotgun sequence.
TCAAACGTGAAATACTCGCAAAAAGATGATGAAAGGAAATGGTTGTTCGGGTTGTTCGCATAAAAGATCGATGGTGGTGTTTTAGAATAAAGAATAACCAGCAAGGGATGACAAACCAGTGTTCACAGTGATTGTTGAAGAAAGTAGAGGTTTCACCGTAAAATCAATTGGTAACATGGGGAGTAGTCCAACTTCTCATAAGCACTTGCATGGTTTGGTCCCTTGCCGATGTGGGACTTTGTCCTCACTTTCTCACGTGTGACAAATTTCCAAGCCTAGCATATGAACAACACAAACAGGGTGACGTGCATCCATTGGGCTTCATGTGTGGGCCAACCTGCTCTGACCATGACGAAGGTTGGATTCCAGCATAAGATCAATTGGTTGTATGATGAGTAGATGAGTAGCCTTGCATGGTTTGGTCCCTCAACGATATGAGACATTGTCCTCACATTCTCACAATTGTACTGATTTATATTGGACGAGATGGTTAATTGTACATTTACAAAGAATTTGAATCCTCTACCAGGTTTTTTGGCTACCGGTTATACTAGAATTTAACTAAAAATCATTTAAGCACGTTTACTTATCGGTTGCTAGTTGCAGATATAGCTAAAGTCTCATGACCTCATGATATTCTAATGtaatcttccttttctttcaaGCTTATGCCCCGTTGTCAAcaaaaataagtaaaaagaaagaaaagaaatgagttcAATTCACGACTTCTCTCTCACAGTTACTTACACGTAATGTGAATCCCATttcattctttatttttatttctatgtTATTGAACTAACAAAGTTGAACAATTACAAAAGCAAACAGCATTGCAATTTAAGGCCCAAAACGCCCAGATGAAACCGAAccatttgaccaaaaaataaagaagtAATTTGGTTTGATTCCTTTTCCTCAGTGATTTGTGTTGTACCCAAACCGAACCAATGCATTCAGTTGTAATTGATTCTGCTGCAAATTGGAGGCAAAACCAATCCATTCCGAACCATAACCTGATACCCCTGCAAGATAGTTCTCAGAATCTGGAAAACTTGGAAGTCAGTTTCAGCaagtaatttttgaaaaaatgtaCAAGAATAAAACCAAGGTCTATtgaaatttaagattaaaaacaaCCAGCATCTAAGTTGGATATAAATATATAACTTGACGGGTTTGCGTAACAACGATGGAATCCCAATACAAATCACTCTATTGTTTAATTATAATGCATAATTAGAATAGTAATACACAAACTGCTGGTAATGTAGCCTCCTTGAATCACTTTCTGAATCCTTTGAATATATTCTCCTTGTAGTATTTGAGTTCTTTGATGCTTTCTCTGATATCATCCAAGGCTCtgtgtttattttctttacAAGGGGCTTTCTTATTATCTGCGCTAAACAACCACATTAGTCAATACTTGTCCCAAGTAAATTCACTCAGGAATACCTCCTATTTGAATGCTCAcgattaaaccacgtcaacaacTTGTGtttccgagagagagagagagagagagagagagaggagattgGAGGGGAATgaaaggggagagaatcctactccaataAGAAACCACATAACCACCAAGACCTAACCACCATGCCGGGCCAATGGGAAGGGAAGTCACTGGCGTGGCCAACAACATAGACTAAGGTCACCGAGGGATGGATGTTTTAATtcataataaataaatagtgTGCCCTTAAGTGGTAGAGAAAAATTAGAGTATACCAGGTTATGTAAGTATTTTTACCTTGAGGATACCAGCGAATGCATAGAGCTTTAATACTGCTAACATCCACTAGTACATGGGAGAAAAGGCTAGCCAGATCTGGCATGTACTTCTGCCAGAAAAAAAGCCAGTTAAAAGAACTCCAACCAAGCTGATTATATTTATATCTAAGTTCggtaataaaatgagaaaaacaTAGGCGTGACATCTTTCTAAATAGACACAATTACACCCTTTCGTTTTTTTCCATTTCCTCCAAAAGCCCCATAAACCTTAATGCTCCaaacaaaaatcaacaaaaccaCAATCCACATGGTCATAGAACTTTTTTAAATCAACTTCATAGAATCCTCCCTTCTTTTAGTTGTTTTAATCTCACCTCCTCCGCAACCTCGTTTGCAATTAAAACTATATCTACTGCCTGGTACCTATTTACTTTACTCCAAGCTCCGCTACACATGTTTTCCCTTAATAGAAGAATAGTTCACAATAACCATACAATAAGCTTATCTGCTTCCAACATAACagaaaaacaaccaaataagtGAAAAACGGGCATTaatgcaaaaacaaaattgatgtGTGGCACAGTGACAGTGGGGTCCACATGCTCATCAGCTTATGAAATAAATTGCAATGCATTACTAATAACCAAATACTAACAATTAAGTCAATCCCATATTAGAAATTTTTGCAATTGaagtaaaatataaacaaaaatccagaaaaaaatgattcaaattaccttcaaaaacacaaaatctaCATAAACCGAATTTCCTGCTATGAGAGGTTGATATGTTCCAATGTTTCTCTTTACAAATTCTATGACCTGCAGTATTCAAGCACGTATTTACTTACCAAGAAATATAAAGAAAGCAGTATGTGACTATAATATATCATTAGGATTAAATTTGTTCAAACAGAACTAGAACATATAAAAAGGTCAGAATTGAAGGGAAAAGAGGATGATTACTTATTAAGTACTGTATATGTAACAATTAAATTATGTGGTTCATCAAAACTAGGTTGTGGagttatcttatccaaaacaaATAAGGAAAAGTACAATGAGTATCAAATTGGTCTTCTTTACATGAGGAACTGACTAAAGATTCCAGGTTGTTTGTTATTTTGACATCGAGAAACTCAGAGGTGGAATTCTTTAACAATAATTCAACTGAAAGAGTTTAATTCTTTTTATTCAATCCTATGATTAAACACGAGTTATTAAAATCAACGAATATTGATTAAAAGAATCCCAGACATCCAATGAcagaataataattaattataccAACCAAAATTCATATAGCTCATGTGTAACAAGAGTTCTTTCGCACCTGCTGTTCAGCTTCTCTTTCACTAATTGAACTTTCGAGCACTTTTGTTGCCAACCCTAATATTATTAAAGTTTGTCAGTCGTAAAATCTTGCACCATACGCTAAAATGATAATAGATTCTTGTGTATGATATGATGCTTGGCGATAAAGAGAACAGATGTTTAACCATATGTTACCAAGAAGTACGATGTCGGATTACCCTGCTTACTTACCACTAGCTGCATGATGTGTTTGACACCATTCTCCCATTCTATCTAAACACTCCTTGGTTTGGTGGATAACTAAATCAGGGCCCTGAAATATAAAAGGGGAAAcaaggagagagaaaaaaaaaaaaaaaaaaagattaggaATTGAGCCCAAATGATAAAAGAACAGACAGGCATCATAATAAGTATCAAGGAAAAGGATAACATCTAAGGGTGCAAACAAACATCCTTGACTCAATcaggtttttgtttctttaacttcttcagaattatatgataataattttttttttaaattaaaaaaaaataaactaatgATGAAGACAACCTATTTCCAGTCTTTAAGGAAGACAGAGGGAGAATGAAAAAGCCTTTGAAGGTTTCCGTCATAATTAAACTACTAGTGCACATCACTCCTACAGCTTCTTTAGGATTGAAAAAAACTAAAACCTGCCCTTTGAAACCTACTTAATCAAACATATATGAGATGTTTTGATCTCATTTTCactttcaaacattttgattctgtgtatttttgttttttggtcttTGGAGCTATTTTCACGTAGCTATATAGTAAGTAGTAACCCACAAAGACGATATCATGACTCTCAAACAACCACCAAAATCATACATAATAAATTCCCAACTGTTGACAGATATTCTAAAGTTACCCTAAATAGCAAACCAAAATCCAATTAATTGAAAGGAGAGAATTGATCAACTAACTGACTGACTGACTCTTGAGCACTCACATAACATCTAAAATGGTAATTTTTTCAGGAGGCACtattttttatcattatttattttttcggtGCAGAAAAAGGTAcaacaaactaaaaaaaattggagTAGATGAATACTGATGCAGCACAAATTTTTTATTGGACATAAATGCAGGGGATACATGCGGCATAAAGTAATTATGTATGAATACTATCATACAATCTTTTAAATTGCAACCAGGGATAACACACAAAGTAGTTAACTACACCTACAAAATCTAAAAATAGAAATACACAGAGGCATATCCACACATTAATGCACAATGCTGAAAATACCTCCACCGATTTGGTTAATCTTCCATCAGTAACTATACAAGCAATCTCCAGTATTCGATCAACTTCAACATTTAAACCTGCACGTCCACGGAAGTAAAAGTGAATATTTTCATGTCATCGCATATTAGGACAATTAACCATAGAAATCATTAATTGAAGTGAAAGCAGACAGCACAATAATAGGTCAGTTAGATTTAATGTACGTTGCCCAGCATTCCTACATATTTTATGTgcatctttgttttcttttcaaggAAGGAAACAGAATGAGTATATTAATAATCAAAAAGACTAAGAAGTACAATTAAGGTGGACCAGTAGTCTATCTATAAATAGCCCTAAACCTGCATGAAACAGAACATTCTTAGCAGGAAATACAGACACCTATCCAATAAAAGGGAAGAAGCCGGCAACTACTAACAGAAAGCCTAAAAACCTGAAACATCCAATCCAAGTTTGGAAGAAGAAGGGGCAGCGAAAGAATTGCCAAGCCAAAAGTCTAGCATTTTCCCATAAGAAATACACAGATTCACCTATCCTTCCCCTCAGAATCACAGATTAGGTTACTCCCAAATATcatcccagaaacaaaacctccCCCTTTCCAACTGTGAAACAAAGATTAGAAGAGAACATGGAAAGGACCTGAGCTATGTCTTTCCACGGGCATCGCCACGACCCTTTAAACTCAAATAAGTCACATCATGCAACATGTATATACTCCATACAACAAAGTTCCACACAGAAATAGTTCCCAAGAGTAGCGAAGAAATTATCAATGTTATTTAGTTAGGCATTTTTGTATTATACCAAGCAATATTACCCTCACCAGTCATTTCCAAGTCAATCCATACCAGTGGCATTTTGCACTCTTCTGGAGGTACCTCTGTATTTTTCTTACTCTGCTTCTCATTTACCAGCAACTTGTTGTCAGAGTCGTTGACTTTCTTCTTGCTATTGCCTACCTCAAAAGATGCATCATCAAAATGAATATACTCATATTTTTCAATCCACATAGCGGGATTATCAACAAATATTCACCTAAGCAAATCATTATTATGGCAATTACTTATTATATATGCCCAATGCCTAGTCTATCATGAATGTGGGTTACATttagaaaaaataaagattttttttgtctaccactttttttttttttttttttttttttttttttgtctgtaaacaaaaaatttatactTCATCAAAACTGCAGGATCCATTCAAAAAAATAAGAACTTTTTTGAGAGAAATATTAAGAAAAAGAGCCTAAAAATGGGTGTTCATAGATTCAGTTGAGTTGTAAATGGAAGTATACAGCATCCAAATATACTGGAAGGATGAAAGTAAATAGTAATCACGAAAACTTCCTAGTAGGACTTAGCCCCGGAAATTGTCGAAACCAGCTCAATGTACAGGATCAATCAGTAGCCCAAGAACAAAAGCAAACAAGGGGTTTACAGCCTAAATCAGCACCAAGCTTCACCACTAACCAAGTTTGCAGTAAGCTTAATTTATAAGCAATCAATCCGGAGAAGTAAACAAGCAATAAGCTTCAAAGACGCCTTTCCCTCCAGTTGTGTCACATTTTTGGGCTAAAtaataaaccctaaacccaaaaccctaacaCATGGAATGAAAGTGAATGAACCTGAAGATTTTCTAGTGCcatcggaagaagaagaagcgaaTCGCATTGAATCGTCGTTTTCGGCGTCAAGCTCCAGCGCAGAGAATGCATTTGCGAGGAACTCCATTGTTTCTCTGTCTCTTTTGGTTACGATTGCTTGGTTTTGGTTCTGAAACTTTACTCTCTAGCATGAATTTACTTTAGAGTAAATTAACTTTAACTAAATTGAAATAATGGATACTCaattaaaattatattattattgcttcatcaacttatcaaaacataTAGCTATGGTTCCTCAATTAGAACtttattaccattggtccctcaactttaattcaaccgGAGAAATGATCCCTTAATTTTAACTCATTTAGAGCAATAGtttctcaactttaactcaattgtagcaatagttattccaacataactcattttgacaaaattataaCAAAGTGAACAAAAAGGATCGTAACTACCCATTTAGATGAGTTAAGATACCCTAATTGTAACAATGgttcttccaacataactcattttaaaaatattctaataaagttgacgaaaatgatcataactACACATTTTAATGTGTTGAAGGACTAAttgtaataaatttttttattgaaaaatcattgcttcaatttaattaaagttgaATAACTCCATTGTTTCCTGTCTCTATTTTAACTTGTTGCAACAACTCGGGCGGGCTGCCGAATTTCAATTTGGTCTATTTAGACCAAAAACAACCATTGGGCCCAAAGTATGCTGGCCCAGATATAATTTCACTGGAAAACACTAATTGggctttatttacaaatttctttagCCACCtctaacaaaatttaaatttctttgGACACCTAAAATATATTTAAGAATATACCAAAATTATCgtttaaaacaaaatttctatttgtttatttgaaaatataaaaaaattacaacgtTCAAAAGGAAAAGGAGAGTTTGAGACGGCCAAGCCGCTATCAGAGGGGTGAGACTCAAGAAACGAACACCTTGTATGCACAAGGTTGAAACGtcatttcctttttaattttggatattTGCCCATTGTTTTGGTCTCCACCACTCTCTGACCCCACcccctttgtttcttttttcttcttttttttttatgaaaacaccCCCTCTGTTCTTTATTCCTTCCTTCCCCATCTTGCCTGGGATTTTTGCTTTCCAGCTCcatccttctttctccttggcAAGGTCCTCCTCTTCtttccttattttcttttccttttcacttTTGCTTACCCTTTATTTCCTTGCATTTCTTTCCTTGCACTGTTTCCTTTATTTTCTAGCTTCCTTGAGCCTTGTCTCAACCTCTCTGAGCTTGTCTCATATCTGGATTTTATGCCCCCTTTTACCTCCGATGTTTCTTCCCATCGTCAATCCTTCACCGCCGACCTCCACTACTCGGTCCATCGCATGTCTCCTTTCGGCGGCGCATTTTGGTGTTGGGTACTTGTTAAAGTGTGTTTCGCACTATTTGGTAGGATTATTGGAGTGCTTTTTGTACGAGTGGCTCGCTCACTCCCATTTTTCGTTCATCCAGTTTGTTCGTGGGTTCTTTCTCTTGGTGGTGACAGATTGGCGATGGCAGCGCAGCTAGTGTGGTGAAGTTTGCACTCTTCCagatttagggttttttgttgttgtcagCTTGCTCTTTATAGGCTTTTGTGTTGTATTTACTTTTGGCTTATGATTGTATTTGGATTGCCTTTGGGCCTTCCATTTCTTGTATTAGTTTTTATTAATGAAAGTTATCTGttagacaaaaaacaaaaaacaaaagaattagataatgagaaattttatttaaattcaagTAGTCTCTTTCTATGcacaacttaaattttaaatgttaattatctattttaccttattgcataattattattaaatacaaaataaaattaataataaaactcaaatttatcaataaaatcacgcactataattaaaccctagcattaccctttgtTTATCCTATGTTCATTCcggctaaaaccctaatagctctGATAGAGAAAACAAGCTTTTTCtattgatggatggtgattttgaagttttgaatcgtCCAACTAAGGTATGACTCAATATATGGATATTTTGCGTTTGCTTCttctttggattaaatttcatactttttatattttattgcaTTTGTTTTTCTCTGCCGGTGTCTCTCGGCGGCCCAAACCACCATTGCAAGGACTTTTGATTAGTACTGCAAAGACATATTGACTTGATTCTTGGTGCAAATAAAGATTGCCCCAACCTCATCAACCTTAACCATTAACTAGCGGGCGGCATTCTCTGGCAAATTCAAGTCTATGGAAGGATCTCTTGGATCCCAAGTCGATGGATGGGTTTggtagcagaaagaaaaaaagaagacatgCAAATGCTAGTCCTATATGGCATATGCAAGATAACTTTAtatttgaattgggtttgagatggttgtaaacacgaaatttttCTGAAACGGAAGAGAGTAAGTTTGGCTTCAAATCATTCATGCCTCTTCGGGAACTCTATAACTC
Proteins encoded in this region:
- the LOC126629481 gene encoding oligoribonuclease-like isoform X1; the encoded protein is MEFLANAFSALELDAENDDSMRFASSSSDGTRKSSGNSKKKVNDSDNKLLVNEKQSKKNTEVPPEECKMPLVWIDLEMTGLNVEVDRILEIACIVTDGRLTKSVEGPDLVIHQTKECLDRMGEWCQTHHAASGLATKVLESSISEREAEQQVIEFVKRNIGTYQPLIAGNSVYVDFVFLKKYMPDLASLFSHVLVDVSSIKALCIRWYPQVTSLPIGPAWWLGLGGYVVSYWSRILSPFIPLQSPLSLSLSLSLGNTSC
- the LOC126629481 gene encoding oligoribonuclease-like isoform X2, translating into MEFLANAFSALELDAENDDSMRFASSSSDGTRKSSGNSKKKVNDSDNKLLVNEKQSKKNTEVPPEECKMPLVWIDLEMTGLNVEVDRILEIACIVTDGRLTKSVEGPDLVIHQTKECLDRMGEWCQTHHAASGLATKVLESSISEREAEQQVIEFVKRNIGTYQPLIAGNSVYVDFVFLKKYMPDLASLFSHVLVDVSSIKALCIRWYPQDNKKAPCKENKHRALDDIRESIKELKYYKENIFKGFRK